Within Flavobacterium pisciphilum, the genomic segment TTCGTGATCATCAAATGATAGTTGACCAAAAACGGGATCCATTTTTTGAAGTTCCTTTCCAGTTGCAAAAGCTGCATTCATAGCAAATAATTTTTGTTAGTTAAAATTACGAATTTGTCAAAAAGACATTTCAAATTTATACAAAAAATATACATACAGCATTTTTTTAATTAAAAAATAACAATCTAACAATTGAATATTTTTTAATAAACATATTGAAAATCGTCCAAAAACGACAATAATCAACAAAACAAGCTCATTTCAACACAGAATATCTTAAAAAAATGAAAGAATTACGTTATTTAAACAAATATTTTATTAAATATAAATATAGTTTTTCCTTAGGAATTTTTATCACAATAATCGCACAAATATTTTCTCTATTTACTCCTAAGCTGATAAGCAAATCATTAAGTGCTATTGAAAAGTTTGACAAACTCCCTGAATCCGAAAAAGCATCAGAAGCTGTATTGTCTTTTTACAGAGAAGGACTCATACACAATGTCTTACTAATTATCGCTACAACAATTGTCGCCGGCTTCCTTACTTTTTTAATGCGTCAAACCTTGATTGTAATGTCTCGTCATATCGAATTTGACTTGAAAAATGAGGTTTTTCAGCAATACGAAAAACTATCTCAAAACTTTTACAAACAAAATCGTACTGGAGATTTAATGAACCGTATTAGTGAAGACGTTTCTAAGGTACGTATGTATGTAGGTCCTGCGGTAATGTACACTATCAATACCTTCATTCGTTTTACAATCGTAATCATATACATGTATAGCGTTTCGCCGCTTTTAACACTGTATACTATATTACCATTACCGATATTATCGTATTGCATTTTTAAATTAAGCACCGAAATAAACAAACGAAGTACTGTTTTTCAGCAATATCTATCAAAAGTTTCAAGCTTTACACAAGAAATATTTTCAGGAATCCGAGTTATTAAGGCTTATTCTTTAGAAAATCAACATCAAAATAATATGATTGACTTAGCAAACGAAAGCAAAAGCAAAAGCTTAAACCTTGCCAAAGTACAGTCTTTATTCGGTCCGTTGATGATTGCTTTAATAGGGATTAGTAATCTTGTAGTAATTTATTTTGGAGGTGTAATGTATATTAACGGAAGTATAAAAAGTCTTGGAACAATCGCTGAGTTTATTCTGTATGTAAATATGCTTACATGGCCCGTAGCTTCTCTAGGCTGGGTTTCGTCAATGGTACAAGAAGCCGAAGCATCTCAAAAAAGATTAAATGAGTTCTTAAAAATTGAACCTGAAATTAAAAACAACAATCCAAACCATTCAACTATCGACGGAACAATTTCTTTCGAAAATGTAACTTATACTTACGAAGACACCAATATTACTGCTCTTAATGATGTAACTTTTACAGTAAAAAAAGGAGAAACTTTGGCTATCTTAGGAAAAACTGGTTCAGGAAAATCGACTATACTGTCTTTAATTTCTCGCTTGTATGATGTTCCACAAGGGCAAATTACTATTGACGGCAATGAAATAAACCAATTAAACCTCAATGACTTACGCAACAATATAGGTATTGTACCACAAGATGCTTTCTTATTCTCTGACAGTATTAAGAACAACATTAAATTTGGTAACCAAAATGCAACTGACGAAGAAGTTATTGAAGCTGCAAAAAATGCAGTTGTTCATGACAACATTATTGGTTTCAACAAACAGTACGACACTATATTAGGAGAAAGAGGAATTACGCTTTCAGGTGGACAAAAACAGCGTGTTTCTATTGCCAGAGCAATCATAAAAAATCCAGCTATTTTACTTTTTGATGACTGTCTATCCGCTGTAGATACTGAAACTGAAGAAACAATTTTAAATAACTTATTTGAAATTTGTAAAGACAAAACTACCATAATTGTGAGTCATCGTGTGTCATCAGCCAAAAACGCAGATCGAATTATTATACTTGAGGAAGGAAAAATCATCCAACAAGGTTCTCATAATCAATTGATAAATCAAGAAGGGTATTATTCAGCGTTATATTTAAAACAACTTTCCGAAAAAGAATTACTTTAATTGTTGTATAATAGATAAATTTTTAAGATTTTTGATTGCTATTAAATAAAAAATCGATAGAACGGATTATGAGAGAAAATGACATGTTAGAAAAAGAAGAGATTTTTTCTAAAGTACTACGAGCAGGAAGAAGGACCTATTTCTTTGATGTAAGAGCTACAAAAGCAGACGATTACTATATCACAATTACCGAAAGCAAAAAATTCACAGAAGAAGATGGATCATTCCATTTTAAGAAACATAAAATTTACTTGTACAAAGAAGATTTTAGTGCCTTCGCAGAAATTTTAGGAGAAATGACTTCTTATGTTTTAAACCACAAAGGAGAAGAAGTAATCTCTGAAAGACATCAGAAAGATTTCAAAAAAGAATACGGTTCTGATAAAGAAGAGCCAGTATCTCACAGGTCGAGTTTTACAGATATTGATTTTGATGACATCTAATCGATTCTCTGTCAAGAAGTAGAAAGTCCAAAATCTAGTCAATTTTTGGACTTTTTTTATATCTTTTAAATTTCAAAAAACACCAACAATGGAAGCAAATTTATTAATACTACCTGGTTTAGGAAATTCAGGCGATAAACACTGGCAAACGTATTGGCATGAGAAATTTAAAAACTCAATTCGATTAGTTCATGACAATTGGGACGAACCTATCCGTGAAGAATGGATCAAAAAACTAGATGAAGAAATTTCGAAACTAGACAAACCAACTATTTTAATAGCCCATAGTTTAGCTGTTTCTTTAGTTTTACATTGGACAACATTTAGCACCAACAAATATATCATTGGAGCTTTACTTGTAGCCCCTGCCGATGTAGACTCTCCCCAACACACTCCTGATTGCATCAGAAACTTTTCCCCTATGCCAATTATCGAATTGCCATTTCCATCAATAGTTGTAGCTAGTGAAAATGATCCCTACGCATCCTTTGAAAGAAAAGAATATTTTGCTAAAATGTGGGGAAGTGACTTTGTTAATGTTGGTCAACAAGGACACATCAACTCCGATTCAGATTTAAAATACTGGGAAGAAGGACAAGAAATATTAAATCAGTTGATTACTAAGATTGATTTGAGTATTTAGTCGCAGCTGTCAGTTTCAGTCACGGTCTCAGTCTCAGTCACAGTTACTGGGGAAAATGCAAACTAAAAACTGCAAACTAGTTACCCGATTCGCAATCCGTTTTCGATTTTAAAATCTGGTGCTAATAAAATAACATCACCATCTTCTCCTACTGCTCCAATTACTAGACATTCACTCATAAATTTGCCTATTTGTTTTCTAGGAAAATTGACTACACCAACAATCTGCCTGTCTTTTAGTTCTTCTTTTGTATATCGTTTGGTAATTTGTGCCGATGATTTACGTATTCCGATTTC encodes:
- a CDS encoding ABC transporter ATP-binding protein, yielding MKELRYLNKYFIKYKYSFSLGIFITIIAQIFSLFTPKLISKSLSAIEKFDKLPESEKASEAVLSFYREGLIHNVLLIIATTIVAGFLTFLMRQTLIVMSRHIEFDLKNEVFQQYEKLSQNFYKQNRTGDLMNRISEDVSKVRMYVGPAVMYTINTFIRFTIVIIYMYSVSPLLTLYTILPLPILSYCIFKLSTEINKRSTVFQQYLSKVSSFTQEIFSGIRVIKAYSLENQHQNNMIDLANESKSKSLNLAKVQSLFGPLMIALIGISNLVVIYFGGVMYINGSIKSLGTIAEFILYVNMLTWPVASLGWVSSMVQEAEASQKRLNEFLKIEPEIKNNNPNHSTIDGTISFENVTYTYEDTNITALNDVTFTVKKGETLAILGKTGSGKSTILSLISRLYDVPQGQITIDGNEINQLNLNDLRNNIGIVPQDAFLFSDSIKNNIKFGNQNATDEEVIEAAKNAVVHDNIIGFNKQYDTILGERGITLSGGQKQRVSIARAIIKNPAILLFDDCLSAVDTETEETILNNLFEICKDKTTIIVSHRVSSAKNADRIIILEEGKIIQQGSHNQLINQEGYYSALYLKQLSEKELL
- a CDS encoding PUR family DNA/RNA-binding protein encodes the protein MRENDMLEKEEIFSKVLRAGRRTYFFDVRATKADDYYITITESKKFTEEDGSFHFKKHKIYLYKEDFSAFAEILGEMTSYVLNHKGEEVISERHQKDFKKEYGSDKEEPVSHRSSFTDIDFDDI
- a CDS encoding RBBP9/YdeN family alpha/beta hydrolase, coding for MEANLLILPGLGNSGDKHWQTYWHEKFKNSIRLVHDNWDEPIREEWIKKLDEEISKLDKPTILIAHSLAVSLVLHWTTFSTNKYIIGALLVAPADVDSPQHTPDCIRNFSPMPIIELPFPSIVVASENDPYASFERKEYFAKMWGSDFVNVGQQGHINSDSDLKYWEEGQEILNQLITKIDLSI
- a CDS encoding tRNA-binding protein, with protein sequence MDLTWSEFERVEMRVGTIIQVDDFPEARKPAYQLTIDFGNEIGIRKSSAQITKRYTKEELKDRQIVGVVNFPRKQIGKFMSECLVIGAVGEDGDVILLAPDFKIENGLRIG